From Candidatus Eremiobacteraceae bacterium, one genomic window encodes:
- a CDS encoding RNA polymerase sigma factor, with protein MQKIAGGDGEAFAELVRRYTRMLYNVAYRYNASSAEDLVQESFLRAYQHANTFSGRSKVSSWLYRICVNVCLTHQGKAGLPMTDIDDVNEAELQGRHDERPEATAERGETFRALEDGLRALPSQQRMVFILRELQGLSYGEIADILGINEQAARTNLCRAKRRLQVWLDPLIS; from the coding sequence ATGCAGAAGATCGCCGGCGGTGACGGCGAGGCCTTCGCTGAGCTGGTGAGGCGATACACCCGAATGCTCTACAACGTAGCCTACCGCTACAACGCGTCTTCTGCCGAGGACCTCGTGCAGGAGTCGTTTTTGCGCGCCTACCAGCACGCCAACACTTTCTCCGGCCGCAGCAAAGTATCGTCGTGGCTCTACCGGATCTGCGTCAACGTCTGCCTGACCCACCAGGGCAAGGCCGGCCTGCCGATGACCGACATCGACGACGTCAACGAAGCCGAGTTGCAAGGACGTCACGATGAACGCCCGGAGGCCACGGCAGAGCGCGGCGAAACTTTCCGAGCACTCGAAGACGGTCTGCGTGCCCTGCCCAGCCAGCAGCGCATGGTCTTCATCCTGCGCGAATTGCAGGGACTCTCATACGGCGAGATCGCGGACATCTTAGGCATAAACGAACAGGCCGCCCGCACGAACCTCTGTCGCGCCAAGCGACGGTTGCAAGTGTGGCTCGACCCGCTGATAAGCTGA